The genomic region CCGAACCTTATTTTTATTACGAAAACGATTCCTGGGCGCTGCCTTCGACCGAAGCCGAATATCAAAAAGGCGTGGACGCGCTGCATGAATACATGTCGCGTCTGCAAAAATGGGGCGGCAAGGTCAAGCGGGCGCAATTTTATGCGCGCGCCGACAATCTCTGGCAATACACCGAAGTGGTGATCAAACGGCTGGGCAACCTGTCGACCCGGCTCAGTGCCAGCACGGCCGGCGCCGAAATCATTCCCGGCCTGACCGTGATCGAGCCCGAGGCCAACATCCGCAATCCCAAGGCGGCCGCCGTGGCCCAGACTCCCTGGCTGGAAATCGACAACGTATTTTACGAGGCCAGAGGTTCCAGTTGGGCCCTGCTGCATATCCTGAAAGCAATCAAATACGACTTTCACGACATTTTGCTGGATAAACGCGCGATGAATACGGTCGATATCATGATCAAGTCGCTTGAAAACGCCATGGCGCCGATTCTGAGCCCGATGATTTTAAACGGCAGCGGCTACGGGCTATTTGCCAACTATTCATTGACCATGGCGACTTATATCGCTCGCGCGAACGCTTCCGCTCTCGATTTGCGCGACATCATGAACCGAGGCTAATGAACACGCTATGGACGAACAAATCAACTACAACCTGACCAACATCGATACCTGGAAAAGAATTTTCTTCATGCTGATCTTTGCCGCCATCGGCGCGTTGGTCAGGATGCTGCTCTGGGCCGTGATATTTTTGCAGGTGGCGACCGCCCTGCTGACCGGCAAGGCCAACAAACACATTCTCAACTTTGGCCGCGGCCTGTCCATCTACACCTACCACATCATGCTGTTTTTGACCTTCAATACCGAGACGCTGCCTTTCCCGTTTTCGGAATGGAATCAGACGGCGGAGCTCAAGCTGCCCGATAAATAAGGCGAGAGGGGACGGATGACAGGATGCGCTTCGAGCGCAGCAGGCTTATTCGTCCTCGTCCCGTCCTTCTTCCGCTTCCATCGTTTCCTCAGCCTGACCGCTCACCAGTTCTTTCAGATAACGATACAGCAATCGGGAGGATTTCGGCGGTTTCATTGCCGCCGCTTCCTTTTGCGCATTTCGCACCAATTGGCGTAAATGCTGACTGTCCGCAGCCGGCATCTGATCGAGCAGTTCGGCCAGGTCGTCGTTATTGCCCTGAATCAGCCGGTCGCGCCAGCGCTCGGCCAGATGATGCTCGCGGATGCCGTGGGCGCTCTGGTTTTTGATCCGCGCCAGTTTTTCCAGTATCGGTTCGACCTCCGTCTTGTGAAGCTGGCCGGCAATGTATTTCAGCAATCGCTTTCTTGCTCCTTTGTGCGGCATTCCTGCCACTTCGAGCGCCGATTTGCGGACGTTCTCCGGAAGATCAAAGGTATCCAGCACGACCGGAGACAATTTCGAGAGTTCCTCTCCCAAATCAAACAGCGCGGCGATTTCTTTCTTGATCCGGGTTTTATTCGGTCTTACTGCATAATATTCGACTTCGTCGTCTTCTTCGTAGTAATAATCTTGTTCTTCATTCATTTCGTATTAAACCATCGTAGTGGTACAAATTGATCCTTTTGCAGTCCTACTTTACCACAGACGGCAGGATCGCTCGCCATGCCTCCAGTTTTTCTCCGAAATTCAGCGAGGCATGGGCCGGACTGGTGGAAGGGAGGCGTCTGTAGTCCAGGTAGTCAAAGCGAGAAGGCAATCCGGGCAGAACGTATTTTTTGTAAAAGCCGGCAGCCATGCCGCCGTTAAAGAATACTTGCCGGATGGACGGGAATTGTTCAAAAAACAGAGCAAAATCGTTCACCCGGATCGATGCCGGTGCGATATTGGCGTCCAGGCTGCCTTGCCTCCGGCAGCTTTGCAGCACGTCCCAGACGGCAATCCCTTGATCGGTCAATATCTTTTTTCGAAGCAAATAATCGAGACGGTAATCAAAACCGAACAATTCTCCGAGGATTGGCCAGAATGCGTTTTGGGCGTGGCCGTAATATTGTCTTTTTTGCAAGGAGGTAATGCCGGGCATCGATCCCAGAATCAGAAGATGGGGATTGCCGGCGACGATAGGCGGGAAACCTTCTATGTCGGAAAGGGCGTTCTTCATAAATTACTTTAACTATAAAGCGCTAAATTTGGGATAATATACAGCCGTTTTTTATTTGGATATCAACAACAGCATGTGGTTTAAAAATCTGAGCATTTTTCGTCTTACCGAAGCTTTTACGTTAACGCCGGATGAGTTGGAAGCAAAGTTGCAGGCTTTGGCTTTCCGTCCCACGGGGCCTCACGAAGAGTTCAGCTTCGGCTGGACGCCGCCTTTAGCCAAGGCGTCGAATCCTTTAGTGCACAGCAGCAACGGTTTTATGATGCTGTGCGGTAAAAAAGAAGAAAAAGTTTTGCCCACCGCCGTAGTGAACGAGATGGTTCAGGAGAAAATCTCGGACGCCGAGGAGAAACAGGGTCATAAATTATCCAAAAAAGAGCGTTCCGCGATAAAGGATGAACTGATCTTCGAATTATTACCCAAGGCTTTCACGTTTTCACGCAAAACTTACGCTTACATCGATCCCAAAGGCGGCTGGCTGATCGTCGATGCAGCATCGGCCAAAAGCGCCGAGGATCTGCTCAGTCATCTGCGCAAATGTCTGGGCTCGTTGCCCGCCGTTCCGCTCAGCACGGTGGAAAATCCGAGCCTCGTCATGACCGGCTGGCTTCTGAATGACCAAGCCCCGGAGGACATCGTCATCGAGGACGAATGCGAGTTGCGCTCGCCCGGAGAAGAAGGCGGCATCATCCGCTGCAAGCGCCATGATCTGGCAGTCCCCGAAATCAAAAACCATCTTGATTCGGGCAAACTCGTCATTAAACTGGCGGTGAAATGGGCGGATCGCCTTTCTTTCGTGATGGACGAGCATCTGGCAATCAAGCGGGTGCGTTTTCTCGACCTGATTCAGGATCAGGTCGCCGAGGTGGATGCTGAAAGCGACGCCGAGAGGTTCGATGTCGATTTTTCGATCATGTCCCTGGAGCTGGCGAGTTTTCTGCCGCGCCTGCTGGAACTGTTCGGAGGAGAAAATCCGGCTTCGTAAGCTTCGGTAAACGGTTGAAGACGCTTGGCCCAAATAAAAAAGCCCGAGCCGGTAAAACCGGTTCGGGCTTTTTCATGCGGGAAAAGCAATGATGAATTATTTCATCATGGATCTTTTAAACATGTTGTCCAGTTTGCTGTTGGTGTCTTGCGCGTATTGAGCTGCACGGTTGGCGGCAGCTTCTGCAGCAGCAGCTTTTGCTGATGCGTCGTTAGCGGCGGATTGAGCAGCGGCAGCATCGGAAGAAGCTTGGGCAACCGAAGTTTTCAAGCCGTCAATTTGTGACTGTAAGTTCTCTATGTCACCGTTAGTTGCACATCCAACAGCCAGGCTTGCAACCAGAGCAATCATCGATAATTTAACTATTTTTTTCATCTTGTTTTCCTTTTGTTAACAGTTATAAAAAACATTACACCTGAAGAAATTATAGCATAATCTTAAACAAATTCCATGGCTACTTAATTTTTACTAAAGTCCCAGGCTCCACCCACTGGCTTAGGTGGTCGATCTGGCTGTTGGTCATGGCGATGCAGCCGTGAGTCCAGTTCATGCTTTTGTGAATTTTTGCGTCGGCCCGGCCCAGACCGTGAATGCCGATCTGTCCGCCCAGCGCCGTATTTTGCGGCGGCACGGCATGGTAGCGATGGGCTTCCACTATCCGTTTGTAAGTGTATTTGTCGATCAATCCCTTATGCAGAGCCAACTCGGCGTTTTCCGCGGAAGGATAGTTCAAGCCGAAAAACCGGTGGAAGGAACTGCGTTCACCGATCCAGCCGATCCGGTATTCCCCGTGCGGCGTAATATTGTCGCCCCGATGGGTTTTAATGCCGGCTCCGCCCCGACCGATGGCAATGTCGTTGATGGTGTCCAGGGTTTTCTCACCTTTTTTTACCTCGATTTTAAGGGCCGTCGTATCGATCAGCAGCCAAATATTTTCATCTGCCGACGTGATAATGGAAAAACAAACACAAAACAAGAACAAGAAAATGCGCAACATGGGATCTACACTGAAAAAGAATTTTGGTGTATTTTAGTTCTTCCGGTTAATTCTCGCACTAAGGATCAAACATGCAAACAGATACCATCGATACACAGCCGTATAACGATCAGAATCCCGGCACATCGGGACTTCGCAAAAAAGTCAGGACATTCCAGCAAGTCGGCTATCTGGAGAATTTTGTTCAATCAATTTTTGACTCCTTAGAGAATTATTCCGGTAAAACCTTGGTACTCGGCGGCGATGGTCGTTATTTTAACCGGGAAGCGATACAAACCATCATCAAGATGGCTGCCGCCAACGGCTTCGGCGAACTAATTATAGGTCAGGGCGGCCTCTTGTCCACTCCGGCGGCCTCTCATGTCATTCGGAAATATCAAGCCTTCGGCGGCCTGATCCTGTCGGCCAGTCATAATCCGGGCGGCCCGGATGAAGATTTCGGCATCAAATACAACGTCGGCAACGGCGGGCCGGCGCCTGAAAAGTACACTCAATCCTTTTATCGGCGCAGCCAATCGATAACTTCCTACAAGATTGCCCGTTTCGACGACGTGGATCTCGACACGCTCGGCAGTCAGCAGGCGGGCGAACTGAAAATCACCATCCTCGATCCTGTCGCCGATTACGCCGATCTCATGCAGTCCATCTTCGATTTCAGCCTGCTGAAACAGACGATCGGTTCGGGCTTTATCACGCTGCTTTTCGATGCCATGCACGCCATTACCGGCCCCTATGCGAAAAGGATTCTCGTCGACATGCTGGGCGCCTCGCCCGAATCGGTCATTAATGCGACGCCGCTGGAAGATTTCGGCGGTCATCACCCCGATCCGAATCTGGCTCATGCCCGGGAGCTGGCCGAACGGATGTTCGGTCCGGAGGCGCCTGTGTTCGGCGCGGCTTCCGACGGCGACGGCGACCGCAACATGATCACCGGCAGCAATATCTTCGTCACGCCCAGCGACAGCCTCGCGATCATGGCGGCAAATGCCCATCTGATCCCGGGTTACGCCAAAGGCATTGCCGGCGTGGCGCGCTCCATGCCGACCAGCCAGGCGGTAGACCGGGTTGCGGCGCACTATAAGATCCCCTGCTACGAAACGCCGACCGGCTGGAAATTTTTCGGCAATCTGCTCGATGCGGGCAGAATCACCTTGTGCGGAGAAGAAAGTTTCGGCACCGGTTCCGATCACGTGCGCGAAAAAGACGGCTTGTGGGCCGTGCTTTTCTGGTTGAATCTGATCGCGCGCAGACGCCAGTCGGTTGCCGACATCGTGCATGAGCACTGGCAAAAGTTCGGCCGGGACATCTATTGCCGGCATGATTACGAAGCCGTGGAAACCTCGATCGCCGACGGCATCGTCGAGTATTTGCGCGCGCAGCTCCCGGCGTTGCCGGGGCAGTCGTTCGGCGAATATACCGTTAAGTACGCCGACGAATTCCGCTACGAAGATCCCGTCGACGGCAGCATCAGCCAGAATCAAGGCATACGCATCGGCTTCGAAAACGGCTCGCGTATCGTCTATCGCTTGTCCGGCACCGGTACGGTGGGCGCCACCCTGCGAATTTATCTGGAAAAATTCGAGCCCGACGCGGCTAAACATCATCAGGATGCCCAGGAGGCGCTGGCCGAGTTGATCGGCCTGGCCGAGCACTTCGGCGAAGTGAAAAAACGCACCGGCAGAGCCGGACCGGACGTAACCACCTGACCGGTTGCGGTAGACTTCAGTCAGAGCAAGGTGAACGGAAAATGCCTTCCCTTTACCTTGCGCCCGGCTCGCATGCTAGGCAAATTCCAGGCTGTGGACATAGCCGTGCAGCAGGCAAATGAGCAATACGCCCGCGCTGATCAAGGCGATCTGTTCCAGCGAGGTCCGTAAATCGGTTTTTTTGTGCAATGACGGAATCAGGTCGGCCACCGCAATATAAATGAAACTCGATGCGGCCAGCGCCAGAAAGTAAGGCAGGCTGGCATGCATTTCGTCCAGGCTGAAATAGGCCAGAATGCCGCCCAACACCGTCGCCAGGCTCGAAAGAATGTTGTAGAAGAGCGCTTTGGCTTTGCCGTAGCCGCTTTCCAGCAGGATGGCGAAGTCTCCGACTTCCTGCGGAATTTCGTGCGCCGCCACGGCCAGGCTGGTCACGATGCCCAGTTTGACGTCGGTCAGGAAGGCGGCGGCGATCAGAATCCCGTCGACAAAGTTATGAATGCTGTCGCCGACAATGATCAGGACGCCGGCCGATTTGACCAGGTGATGTCCGTGGTGGCCGTGGTCTGCCTCATGCGAGTGTCCGTCGTCGCCATGGGCTTCGCAACTGCCGTAATGACAGTGCCTCCAGATCAGCAGTTTTTCCAGTACGAAAAACACCAGAATTCCGGCCAGAATCGTTCCTGAAAGGGGTTGAAACTGTTCCGGCCCGATTTTTTCAAAAGCGTGCGGTATCAATCCCCAGAACGCCACGGCCAACAAGGCGCCGGTTGCGAAACTGATGCCGTGCGGCAACACCTGATGCCGCTGCCGATCCGTCAGCAGCAAAAAAACAGCGGCGGCCAGGACGCTCAAAACGCCGCCGACGGCCGTGAAAACGATGATGAATACTAAAAGATTCAACGGATTACTCTCTCCATATAAGTGTCGCCATGCGCCCGGTCACCGGCTCCCGCCGATAAGAAAAGAATCGGCCGGCTTCGGTGACCGTGCAAAAATTTCCGCCGTAAACGCGAGCAATGCCGAGTCCGGCCAATTCGCTTCGGGCCAGTTGATAAATGTCGGCCAGCCATTTGCCGTTGCGTCCGACTTTGAACGCCTCGATCGACGACTCCGATTTTGACAGGAAAGCCTCCCGCACTTCGGAG from Methylosarcina fibrata AML-C10 harbors:
- a CDS encoding DUF2333 family protein, coding for MAANETLQDIKSRGVLWGFGVFIVTTLTVILILGAWWGGEPEQFNIQEEALERAKITKTTDIPLGYTFTNTLAHIAEVLLHKSGGYITNDVAPPGFFLDNISSFEYGALVMLRDATSALRNHFARDQSQSDEDPDLKVAEPYFYYENDSWALPSTEAEYQKGVDALHEYMSRLQKWGGKVKRAQFYARADNLWQYTEVVIKRLGNLSTRLSASTAGAEIIPGLTVIEPEANIRNPKAAAVAQTPWLEIDNVFYEARGSSWALLHILKAIKYDFHDILLDKRAMNTVDIMIKSLENAMAPILSPMILNGSGYGLFANYSLTMATYIARANASALDLRDIMNRG
- a CDS encoding DUF4389 domain-containing protein; this translates as MDEQINYNLTNIDTWKRIFFMLIFAAIGALVRMLLWAVIFLQVATALLTGKANKHILNFGRGLSIYTYHIMLFLTFNTETLPFPFSEWNQTAELKLPDK
- the yjgA gene encoding ribosome biogenesis factor YjgA, coding for MNEEQDYYYEEDDEVEYYAVRPNKTRIKKEIAALFDLGEELSKLSPVVLDTFDLPENVRKSALEVAGMPHKGARKRLLKYIAGQLHKTEVEPILEKLARIKNQSAHGIREHHLAERWRDRLIQGNNDDLAELLDQMPAADSQHLRQLVRNAQKEAAAMKPPKSSRLLYRYLKELVSGQAEETMEAEEGRDEDE
- a CDS encoding DNA-deoxyinosine glycosylase — translated: MKNALSDIEGFPPIVAGNPHLLILGSMPGITSLQKRQYYGHAQNAFWPILGELFGFDYRLDYLLRKKILTDQGIAVWDVLQSCRRQGSLDANIAPASIRVNDFALFFEQFPSIRQVFFNGGMAAGFYKKYVLPGLPSRFDYLDYRRLPSTSPAHASLNFGEKLEAWRAILPSVVK
- the rdgC gene encoding recombination-associated protein RdgC, producing the protein MWFKNLSIFRLTEAFTLTPDELEAKLQALAFRPTGPHEEFSFGWTPPLAKASNPLVHSSNGFMMLCGKKEEKVLPTAVVNEMVQEKISDAEEKQGHKLSKKERSAIKDELIFELLPKAFTFSRKTYAYIDPKGGWLIVDAASAKSAEDLLSHLRKCLGSLPAVPLSTVENPSLVMTGWLLNDQAPEDIVIEDECELRSPGEEGGIIRCKRHDLAVPEIKNHLDSGKLVIKLAVKWADRLSFVMDEHLAIKRVRFLDLIQDQVAEVDAESDAERFDVDFSIMSLELASFLPRLLELFGGENPAS
- a CDS encoding Lpp/OprI family alanine-zipper lipoprotein — its product is MKKIVKLSMIALVASLAVGCATNGDIENLQSQIDGLKTSVAQASSDAAAAQSAANDASAKAAAAEAAANRAAQYAQDTNSKLDNMFKRSMMK
- a CDS encoding L,D-transpeptidase family protein; this encodes MLRIFLFLFCVCFSIITSADENIWLLIDTTALKIEVKKGEKTLDTINDIAIGRGGAGIKTHRGDNITPHGEYRIGWIGERSSFHRFFGLNYPSAENAELALHKGLIDKYTYKRIVEAHRYHAVPPQNTALGGQIGIHGLGRADAKIHKSMNWTHGCIAMTNSQIDHLSQWVEPGTLVKIK
- a CDS encoding alpha-D-glucose phosphate-specific phosphoglucomutase, with product MQTDTIDTQPYNDQNPGTSGLRKKVRTFQQVGYLENFVQSIFDSLENYSGKTLVLGGDGRYFNREAIQTIIKMAAANGFGELIIGQGGLLSTPAASHVIRKYQAFGGLILSASHNPGGPDEDFGIKYNVGNGGPAPEKYTQSFYRRSQSITSYKIARFDDVDLDTLGSQQAGELKITILDPVADYADLMQSIFDFSLLKQTIGSGFITLLFDAMHAITGPYAKRILVDMLGASPESVINATPLEDFGGHHPDPNLAHARELAERMFGPEAPVFGAASDGDGDRNMITGSNIFVTPSDSLAIMAANAHLIPGYAKGIAGVARSMPTSQAVDRVAAHYKIPCYETPTGWKFFGNLLDAGRITLCGEESFGTGSDHVREKDGLWAVLFWLNLIARRRQSVADIVHEHWQKFGRDIYCRHDYEAVETSIADGIVEYLRAQLPALPGQSFGEYTVKYADEFRYEDPVDGSISQNQGIRIGFENGSRIVYRLSGTGTVGATLRIYLEKFEPDAAKHHQDAQEALAELIGLAEHFGEVKKRTGRAGPDVTT
- a CDS encoding ZIP family metal transporter produces the protein MNLLVFIIVFTAVGGVLSVLAAAVFLLLTDRQRHQVLPHGISFATGALLAVAFWGLIPHAFEKIGPEQFQPLSGTILAGILVFFVLEKLLIWRHCHYGSCEAHGDDGHSHEADHGHHGHHLVKSAGVLIIVGDSIHNFVDGILIAAAFLTDVKLGIVTSLAVAAHEIPQEVGDFAILLESGYGKAKALFYNILSSLATVLGGILAYFSLDEMHASLPYFLALAASSFIYIAVADLIPSLHKKTDLRTSLEQIALISAGVLLICLLHGYVHSLEFA